ATCATCAACAACAAGAACTTTGATGAGGAGACAGGTGCATATTTATTGAGGAAAACTGATGGTTTGATGGAATAGTGAAAATTGTAATTAATGTATAAAATCATTAAGTTACTAAACTGGACACTGCTGTGTGCTCTGTTTAAGGGATGAATGTACGCAACGGCACAGATCGGGATGCAGGAGAGCTGTACAAGTGCTTTAAAAGCTTGGGTTTTAATGTTTTCATCTACAATGACCAGACCTGTAAAAATATGGAACGACTCCTTAAACAGGGTGAGTGGTCACCCTGGATTCAAATTTGAATCTTCTgatttacaaatacaaattttgCTAGCAATTGAATATTAAGAAAGGACTGCAAGTAAATTATCAAGACAACCTAAAAGTCTAAAACCGTGTCATGGAAACTTTGCGGAATGTGGTTGGCCTGCTTGACTGTTGAAGGATTGCAATGCATcatgacattttgtttttgttaagttaaaaactatccaaaaacttttttgtatttatttttggaaCTAGAAAAGTCTTGAGGCAGACTTTTGCGTTTTATttgtcaaaaatgtgttttttttatgtgtgtactGTTGTCAACATCAGATTCAGATTTCACCTGTTCTCGCTTTCATTGTTTGTGCTGCCCTCTACTGTTCAAACAGTGTCTGTGTTGTTTTGAGAACCTGTTGTGTTGTTGcttaaaggaatggttcaccttcaaaataaaaaagctgtcatcattttctcaccctgttgtcattttaaacctgtgtgatttatttttttctgcaaaacacaaaagaagatattttgaaaaatgtcagtaaccataaaccattggtcccccttgacttctattgtatggacacaaaacaaatgaccAAAAGACAAatagtcaatggggaccaatggttttctgttacccacatttttcaaaatatcttcttttgtattctacagaaggaaaaaagtcatacaggtttgtaaatAGGgcctgtaaataatgacagaattttatttttgaaggtGATCTATTCCTTTAACAGACAACAAAAGTTAAATAATAGCGTTCTCTCTAGAACCAAGTTTcgctttcttacatttttttcacattcaCAGTCTCGGAAGAAGACCACAGCGACAGCTCTTGTTTCGCCTGCATTCTGCTGAGCCATGGCGAGGAGGGCCTGATTTATGGCACGGATGGACCCATGTCCATCAAGACCATGACCTCGCTCTTCAGAGGAGACATGTGCAAGAGCCTCGTGGGCAAGCCCAAGCTCTTCTTCATCCAGGTAAGAGGAGCAGGGCCACAGGAGGATTATGAGAGgggagaggaggaggaagtGGTGGAGGAGAGAATGGAGCACCTACATACAATGGTGTCTATTGATTTAATGTTCATTTGCAATATATCCGAATCTACCTGGAGTTCTCTTTGGAGTTACGCTTCAGGTGGATGTTGACATGGTGATGTGGTCTTTGCTGACAGGCATGTCGGGGTTCAGAGTTTGATGATGGCATACAGACAGACTCAGGGCCGCCCAATGACACGTTAGAGACGGATGCCAATCCAAGACACAAGATTCCAGTAGAGGCGGACTTCCTGTTTGCGTACTCCACTGTACCAGGTAATGTAGTACTTTTTATCACTGTGcattattataaaacaaatgcataaatgcacgAATTCTGTAATCTTAGAACTTCATTCTGCACACAGCACAAAAAAGCATTCAGCACAATGGACTCAATTCGCAGTTCATTTCAGTTCGATGTTAACATGTTGCAAAATTACCACAAACTACTTTATCGTCTTTTTACCattgaaaaaaatctttaagaAACATATTTCTTACCTTATTCGTGGACACTGTGGTTgtcacaatgcattctgggattgttttatgttgtagttttactgtattgtaaCATGTTGCTGTGTTTGCTCCCACAGGTTACTACTCCTGGAGGAATCCGGGCCGAGGCTCCTGGTTTGTTCAGGCCCTTTGTAACGTTCTTAATGAGTTTGGCAAACAACTTGAGATCATGCAGATCCTCACACGGGTCAACTACATGGTGGCCACTAGCTTCGAGTCGTGGTCGGAAGACCCCCGTTTTAGCGAGAAGAAGCAAATACCTTGTATGGTCTCCATGTTGACTAAAGAGCTCTACTTCAGCTGAACTGAGTACACTATCTTTACGTGCAGTGTTTCAACGGACTTTTCTTAGAACACAGATTTTCTTGCCAAGGACTTTTAATTTGTtgttattacagtaaatattaacTGAATTGtaatgcttttttgttttgtgatcTGCCATACAGAGGGAACACCTCAGTCTGatacttgaaaaaaaatcattttttatataaatctaGACAGGATTTTAAAGGACTAATTGAACGGTGCACATTTCTGGACAGCAGGCGGCGAAGACACATTGGTCATGGCAGAATTTCAACCAAGCTGTCCGAACATTCAGGGAAGCTGTGTTGTTCGTGTGTGAAAGCAATTTTTTACGTTGTGCTGCGCATATGGACACAGAATAGCTCTTCCTCTGTGATGCTTTATGTTCGAGTTTTGGTGGTTCTTTTCCACTTCTTCTAAATATtccaggaagtgatgtcacaaATATTCTCTGAACTTTGTCGACTGGCAGTGTAAAAATATCCATGTTGCTTTGCCAATTTTGAAAGATTGCTGCCATTTTACTCTACAAGATATAAACATAATCTTAATAAAACACCAATCATTTCCATGACTCGAAGGCATCTGCTTTTTTGGAGTTCTTTGCCTTAGTTCTTGTCTTAGACCTTTTGACTTGGATTCAAATGACCAGGTTTTGTAGTGTACATTGACGTAGACTATACCACTTGCACTGAGCCATAAACACTGAATCCTTTTTTTTTGCCCAGGTCATCATGCTGACTTAAACAGTCTCTTCTAGCAAACAAAGCTTAGAAAATAGGTCTTTCCAAAGTGTTGGTTTTTGTTTGAGCCATTACTCATTGTAATATCCTCTTTGAGTATTTTATGACTTTACCCTATATGATTTCTTTGAGGTTGATTTAGGAAAGCTTTTAATTTCTCCAAGTGGATCAGTGACTATTTTAGCTTTTCTGTCTACAAAGTCCACCTTAAGAGTTCTTAAATTTCAAAAGCTTTGCTTCTCGATTTCTTTATCAACATAAATGAAatcttttgtttcattttgacaTACAATCAGGAAAAGTGCATATGTGTACAATTCCTTTACATCCTCTGAGTATACCTGTGGCAGTTCAGCACTTTTGTCTATAGGCGCCTGCTATTTTCATTAccaatttttttctttcttatagggtttatttttatacaacttctAAAACCTTTGCCTTTTCCACTAGTGTATCGTGTAAGACTCTATCCATGTGTTTGTTGAAAATTGCATGTCCaacatctatttttatacaatctCTCCAGAATGTGTTAATTCCTTGTTAATTGCTCAAACAGTATCTTCTAAAATAAGAGCTGTATAATATTCAATGTTCGCTCATAAAAAGCGCATCTAATCGATCTTTAAATCTGTTGAAATAAACAAGTGTCCAGTCCTATTAGTTGAAATCATTTGCGTACATACCTCGTTTGTTACATGCACAATAGTAAGTAATAATTAGTAACATTTGaacaataaacttttttaataacattaaaattGCGCTGTTTCAGAAGTTATTTAGGTGGAAAATATCCACAATCAATCCGAGGTGTCTGGAACGCAGCATTACACAACTAATAAGGATATGACGTATACATGACTGCCTCACATAGACAGGGCCCCTtccgaaaattaaccatgttttaatACAGCGGCTATTGTATTACTTGTGACCTGTTATCACCCATTCATTCTAGTCAACCAGATGTGCTGTTTTAACCTTAATGCAAAGTCTGAGTTTGGTTTTGTTCTTCTGTTTTTCCGTACAgtttctctagttttcattCATGTAATGTTCATCCATAAAACAATAGGATCTGCCAACCTGCAGCACCGACAAACTTCTCTCCTCTTTCTGCATGAATTATTACTGAAGTGCCTGAACTATATTAAAGGGTGTATGTTCCACCTTGTTTAGAAATGGacaacaatgtttatttttatgtaaaattgTTTTACAGATTATGcttaaatatgttattattaAAACTTTATGAAGCATATGGCAATAGGCAATTTGTTTGGCACAACTAGGCTGAAAAAGTTTACATTGTGTTAACTCAATACTGTATAaagttcatatactgtataaattcaTTTGCAAGCcttattttatcatttcaaaaattgtattaaacatatgttttttatttatttaaatttagctataaatggaaaaagtatgttgtaaaatgtattgtaaaaTCAGCACAGATTAGTGTAAGCAAATCATTTCTTGAAATAAGTACAAATCAAActtgaaatgtaaacaaaattaaGAAATGTATATGTGCTTCCATAACAACAACCTCTTCAAATTCGATCCTGACTCTTGCCCTCGCTGGATGTACATCACAAGATAGGGGCGGATCTCGAAGAGTCACAAATCAACAGTGGTTTCCGGTTCGTCCCCTGGTTGTCATGACCAGGACAGACAGCTTGGAAGAGGGAATCCGTGAAGGTTCCAGCACAAAAGCTGTAAAGGGGTGTCATGGTGTCTGCCCCTAAGAAACAAATCAAACCTCCTTCCGAGCTGGAAAAGATGCCAATACGCTGAAAAGTTCTCCCGCTCGCGTGGGTGAGCTCATGGGGAACACCGTCGTGCCAGGCTGTGTAGTCACCATTGAAAAACTCAACACACCAGGACGTCGGGCCCCGGCCTAACCAGCAGTCCTCCTCTTTTCCTTTCCTGGGGATGTTGGGGTACGTGAGTCCCAGCTCCCAGTATGTCTTACCAGCGACTTGTACCTCCCAGTAGTTGCGAACATCCTTGAATCCCTTTCGGCTAATTACGTTAAGGGTAGTGTCAAAGCGAGAAGGGTTTTCAGCAACTTCTTGCCAGGTTTCTGTGTAACTGACTGAGTCGCCCTCAGGGGAAATAACAAGTTTCGGGTGAGCGGAGTCAGTATCCAAAACGACGACTTGGGCATCTgagagaaaaaatataaaagtagGTAAATTCCCAGAATGCCCACCGATACTATGCGCACAAAGTATCTACAGAACATATTCAAATATTCacttcatttttgtattttgaaagtatggattttatttaattgtacaaTTTGATCCTCACAGCTTTGGAAGAGTTTCTTAGTGACAGGAACCTGAGAGCGTATGAATAACAACAGGTTGATGGTTAAGCTGAGGAGCTGTTCATTCTTAAACTCATCCGTCTGCATGAACTCCGGATCGGTCGTATTCAGGGTCTCTTTTATCCTATGGACAATGAAACACATAGACATGGACACATTCCATCTATCAAAAACAATGAATATTCTAGTGACACAAAACCCATCGGCTTCACATAAATATACAATTTCTGCAACCATCCCTACCTTTCTTCCATCTCTGCCATCTGTaaaggagacagagagaggagtCATGGGTGAAGGACAGCTAAAAAATAGCTTTCACAATATATACACCAGCTATACTTTGGATCTTTTGAGTTAGTAGCTATTCACCAACATGCACCTTCTCTTGATCTTTCTCCAACTGCGTCGAGAGTTCAACCAGCTGTTGATCGATTTCTTGGGTGAGACGGTAGCACTTCTCAATGCCGTCCTCTATATTTCTCTCCATGGCTTCAGCCTCGATGTCCAGCTGGCTCAGTGTGATTCTCAAATCCTCATCCAAAACCCTCTTCATGTCGTCATATTTCTTTTTAATCTTCTCTTTAAGAGCGGTTGTCTTGGACTGTGTGAAATAAGAAAGTAGTGCTTTATATGCAATTATCTGATAAGTTATAGTGTCCATAAGCATCTTTAGAAAGCACAGAACTGCATTTACTTTTGTGCTTACAGACGTTTGTGGGAGTTCGCCAACTTACATTGAAGTCTGATTGTTTCGATGACAGCTTTTTCATTCGGAAAGTCAGAACGTCTCTTTGTCTCTTCAGGTTCTCCTGATGTTTTATTGAGGTGTCCTtaaatgcgatgctttatagagTTACATACAGGTATGTATTTCACAATATCCAGTGTGTTGtgaacaaaaaaatctttaccTGGGTTTGTCTCTTCATAGTTGCCAGTTCTCAACTTGATTCGAGTTTTACTCTTTTGTTCTCACCTTCACTCTTTTCCCACCAGCAGCTGACTAGCCAAAGCTCCTAACTTCAGGCTTTATACTGTACCATTAGGATGCCAAGGATAGAGAGGGTGACAGGAGGTGAAGTGGTTCTTATATGACCCATCTGTTGTTCCCGTGGCCCGGGAAGCATTTGCGTTGTTTGACCGTGATGCGTAAATCTGGCCGGGGTGAGCAGGACAAGGCATGACTCTACAGGACTAAAGGAGCTGTCCTGAGCCTACAGGAGTACCCAACAGAGAGGCGAAGCTGCACTTCAATGCCTCTATTTATATCACTGTGTCACATGAAAATCTTATGAAAGCGTTGATGCAGGTGTCGCAACAGCAAATGTTTTGAGGTTCAATTATGTATAAGCACAGAAGGGTCTGTAACTGTGTGATAATTTGTGTGCAACTGGGACAAATTCCAAATAGTTCAGAAACATTTATAGTGCAAGTGGCACCAATAATGGGCTTTAGCCATGACCCTGTTAGCCCTCATAATGACTGATAGAAATTCTATGAATGGCGTGTGCGTAGGAATTCTAGGATTGATGCCGATGCCGAACAACCTGCAGCTGCCGCTTGTCTTTCTTTAGCCCCACCTTTAGAGGTAGAGAAGATCTCTGATTCACCACAACCTGCTCACCCCAAAACCCCCATACACTGGGACAGCAGCCAAGTGCCATTGAGCAATAATAGTCCAGTTTGGCACTAATAGATGAGGTGCTTTGTGATTGGACTGATGTCAGCAAGCATGTTAGATTGATACAGGacatttaaagtattgcaagaAAGTGTAACGTTACAGTGCTTTctctcatgtgtgtgtttgtcaagCTGCGTAATGCATCAGAAGCTATTGTCCGAGTTTAGCCCAGCAACAGAGACACACGCAAATTGCGACTGCATTCATAGGTTGACATTTTAGTTATTTGTCAAGGTGACATTCAAGCAAATTCTTCTGATAAAATTCTATTCCAATGTTTTTACTCTATCAATGCAGACACTGTCgtttactgtaaaatacattactgtttGTACTAGCATTGTCTTGGTCTTTTTATTGTAGCGTGACAACCTGGCATGCTCACAAACTGGTCTTAACATCAATCATTTGAAACCAATAACAACAATCCAAACTATTTGAGATTTAGAAGAACTAACTCTGAAGATAATATTGAACAAAAAATgcgtaaaaaaacaacaaacaaattaattttagtACTGCAGACAATGTGCAGACAAGACACTGCACACAATGGTAAACagctttttaataaaaaaacaactgttTTTGAGCATGGCGATAGCAATGgcaaggtcgtgggtttgattccagggattgcacatacttagaaacaaatgtatagtataatgcaatgtaagtcgctttggataaaagtgtctgccaaatgcatacatgtcaatgtcattttgttctttaatattttcaaatgtaatattttgttaataaattgtGAGCAAAATGTCTGTGTAATACTTCACTGAAACTGTtgctgtttatatttgtttttgacaTTGGCTGACtacacttttatatttttctatctTTGTTTTTCTAACATTGTTTTTCTAAGTTGTCATAGAGAAGCATTCAGCATGAACCAACATAACAAACCGCCTTCCTTGTGACGTCATTTCTAGTTCTTCCTTAAGGTGTAAACTTATTTTCTTCACAGTTTGTGCACATAAAGGCAGGGAGCATCTATACCAGGTATGcgattatattttttatttaaatagtaaTTTCACTATTATGCTTTTGCATAAGAACGTTTATTAATTGTTGCTGCAGAAAGCTGCTGGTTTGCTGTGTGCTTTACATGACGTAACACAACAGCAGGGTTGATGATAGCCGAGGTGACAAAATGTCCTGAAAAATATTGTATGGGACATATGCTTAGTTTAAAATTTAGTTTGACTGCCATAAAAAGGTTCTTAACTAACATTGTTGTGATCTTTGAATGTAACGAGAAGTTCCCACAGTTTTAGAGGGTGCTTGTTTTCTTGTCATTCACttccattctgtctgctccctccCATCTCTGCTCCTATATCAGTCTGCTGataaagtacagtatatatggtTAGGGGTTGATGGGCGTGATCCTAAAAATGCAGTACAAGTCAAGTTAAGCGAACtgcaaaataaaatgtgcaCACAAAAATATGCCTGTCACAGAAGTCTAATTTCCAGTTTAATAAGTTTCACTTTGATATTTTTCATCAGTAATCACATTCAGGTTGTTCATTGAAAAAGTACAATGAATTTATTGTATCATAGTTTGATTCTCTGACAAATAGATTACAACTTATTCCAACTAAGAAGTATGTGGGGCTGTTTTAGTGTTGGATTTATTTCctttgttatgtttttgtttcctTGTCTGAGCTGCTTATAGTTATTGTTTTGCTCTGTCAATAAATGGCTCTCTCACGTTTGCATTCAGCGGGTAGTTATTCACCACAACTGTATAATGGCAGGTAGGTACTTTTTTCCTTTTACTATGTAGTCTATAGTGTTTGTGTATTATATACATTACTGAAAGTAACAACAAATGCTGTTCATGCATATTCAAACTATGGCTGTGTCTGTAACCgctccctatctcctatatagattttttagatttttagatttagattcaatttattgtcattgcacatgtacgaaggtacaaggcaacgaaatgtgacctctgcatttaacccatccagagagtagtgaacacacgtacccccggagcagtgggcagctatcactgcagcgcccggggagcaagtaggggtaaggtgccttgctcaagggcacctcagttgttacctgggaatcgaaccggcaaccttctggtcacgagtccaactctctaaccattaggccacaactgccccactatatagtgcactatattggGTGTCCTCCATTTTGTAGTGGTGTCCGAGACCTGAATGAACAACTCATTTCCTGCATTcgttcactactttttacccataatgcattctgattttgagtgtacatcgaATGTACATCGCTCACTCATATTTCCCATGAGGCAGCGCGAATCAACCatctgattagaatcagctggtaaagagtgaccgttaatgccatGAATGCATGTTCAGAGTTTATAATACGTTTATACTTTGTTcatgttgacagttattttctactttttgagaataaacagattaaacgAATGTTATAGACAGTggtgctttattttaaatatatcaaataattTGATCAAAAGTCATAAATTTAATCAAATGAACGTGgcaaacagttgttttgttctctttattaaaaactaatacaaaaacgtgacaaataagataaaaatgaactttaccattttattaCACAATCCATAAAGACACACCGGTGTAATATAAGCGTTATGACAAATGTCCGTGACAGTACTGTCAGGCGCAGGttatattacgtcagtgtccgaaatcgTTCGCTCATTTTCACTCACTTCTtacccatatagtggactatttagtATTCGCTATATAGGAAATAGTTCAATTCTAGTGACCGTGTATGTGATTTCAGACACAGCCTATGTATTTTACACAGATGGGGGCGGACAGGAAATGTGTGCTGGATACCTTTACAAATCTCCCCCAGAAAATCAGTTCAAGATTTTGGTAAGTTTGGAATAGATCAAATGAATTTTATCCAACATTGATGAGAGATTTTGCTCATTTCTCACCTCTGCAGAAATCATGGAAGCGAAGGTATTTTGTACTTTTAAAGTACACTGGCCACATATTCCAGATCAACTACTACAAAAGTCCTGAGAAGGgcaaaccacttggagacataAACCTGTCTACGTATGTGAAATAATTGCATATTAATAATTCAATAATTGCTGTACTGTGAGGGTAGAACAGTCGTTTTTCTGTCTATCATttgcagggtcacatatatgttCTTGCAGCCTGAGATGCATGACATGTGGAAATGGATTCAGAACAATTTCAGATGCTCCCCTACTTGTGTTATGTTTATGAAAGCATTAGAACGAGACTACTTCCTTATCGCGGAAAACAGGTTTGTCAGGTTTGCTCTAGTTAGCcatgtgttgttttttcaattgaaatatttttgaaagaaaaaagattgtgttttgtaaaattgACATTCAAATTTGCCTGTGTTTACTGCTATTGGTTAAAATTTGCATGTGCTATTTCTGTTATTTGCAATACATGTAAGACACGCTCTGAAGATTATGgatttgttttcaaatgtaaattGAAGTTGTTACACACTTGTTACCAAAAGACATTATATGCTTAatgcaacatactgtatatctctgCAGTTGGGAGATGGACAAATGGTTCACAGCTTTATTTGATGCCCTAAGTAATCGTCCACACAGACTACTAAATCCCAAGGTAATGTTTGATATGCACGGGTAATGTGTCTCTCAGTGTTTGcaaattgtgtattttttgaTAACCTAAATATCTGTCATGCAGGAATTTGGCACATTCAGAAATATCAATGAACTT
This genomic window from Triplophysa rosa linkage group LG18, Trosa_1v2, whole genome shotgun sequence contains:
- the casp7 gene encoding caspase-7, translating into MDNETLDAKTEMTEEEQERYGEGDVTDAKPDRKGRFFLFGSKKQDGKSQEKGQSDESHYRIVSPTFQYKMSHRRVGKCIIINNKNFDEETGMNVRNGTDRDAGELYKCFKSLGFNVFIYNDQTCKNMERLLKQVSEEDHSDSSCFACILLSHGEEGLIYGTDGPMSIKTMTSLFRGDMCKSLVGKPKLFFIQACRGSEFDDGIQTDSGPPNDTLETDANPRHKIPVEADFLFAYSTVPGYYSWRNPGRGSWFVQALCNVLNEFGKQLEIMQILTRVNYMVATSFESWSEDPRFSEKKQIPCMVSMLTKELYFS
- the si:ch211-28p3.4 gene encoding probable E3 ubiquitin-protein ligase TRIML1; this encodes MKRQTQDTSIKHQENLKRQRDVLTFRMKKLSSKQSDFNSKTTALKEKIKKKYDDMKRVLDEDLRITLSQLDIEAEAMERNIEDGIEKCYRLTQEIDQQLVELSTQLEKDQEKMAEMEERIKETLNTTDPEFMQTDEFKNEQLLSLTINLLLFIRSQVPVTKKLFQSYAQVVVLDTDSAHPKLVISPEGDSVSYTETWQEVAENPSRFDTTLNVISRKGFKDVRNYWEVQVAGKTYWELGLTYPNIPRKGKEEDCWLGRGPTSWCVEFFNGDYTAWHDGVPHELTHASGRTFQRIGIFSSSEGGLICFLGADTMTPLYSFCAGTFTDSLFQAVCPGHDNQGTNRKPLLICDSSRSAPIL
- the plekhs1.4 gene encoding pleckstrin homology domain-containing family S member 1 — its product is MADTAYVFYTDGGGQEMCAGYLYKSPPENQFKILKSWKRRYFVLLKYTGHIFQINYYKSPEKGKPLGDINLSTVTYMFLQPEMHDMWKWIQNNFRCSPTCVMFMKALERDYFLIAENSWEMDKWFTALFDALSNRPHRLLNPKEFGTFRNINELPQSTNDKNQEAEWGLVKYVTHQLPMSSSVIHEPVSPVDYKSHQN